The DNA region GCCACCCCGTCGTCGTTTATGCCTCTCTCTCCATTGGTTCGTGTCTATGTTACTCATTTTGTTTATCCATAATTAACTACGTACTTTCAGAATTTGCAATGTGCTAAATTCTATATGAGTgatcatataaataattaattaatgttgtgtAGCTCCAAATTGCCACGAATCACTATTTAACTTGTTCTGATCAATCGTCTGTGTATTTTGCACATGTCTTTCTCATCTTTCCAAATCATCTATTTCTTTTGTCTCCTCGCACTCGATCAAATGCCAACATATAACTAATCTGAAAAAAaggattttctctttttttggtaTGAATTTAAGAGGTTTTTCAAATTCTCTTAAATTACAGACATATAACGTACTCCTTAGAATTCTTCTTAATATcgcccagatatttagatctgtGATTTACCTACCCGGCCCCAGTTTTGGTTAAAAAGCGGATCCAAGctagttttcaaattttacttaatttgtaGCATGATCCATAATTCTATTCACGCATTTTCGTCTTCCTTGTTTTGTCTGAGGTAGTAGATTATTCCTCTGGTCAGTTTCATCttccttctttaatttttctgaTTTATAAGGATAAACAAgagagatataaaaaataacaataaatgtgATAAATCATATGTTGGGAaataaagagaaagataaaaaggaaaacaagataaAACTGAGATAAAATAGAACATCAATCCATGTTAATAATAACCTTTATGAACTTTATTTAGATAACAAATGTTTtgagtgaaataaaaaaaaagaagaaaagataaaataaaaacagttgTGAAATTTTAGTCCTTCCGTTGGATGGATATATTAAATAGAATTGTGTTCatttattaaatagataaactACAATTATCATACATAAGAGATTTAATTGGCGTAATTAAAATCTGAAAAACTAAAAGTGTACAATATTAATGATATCTAGGAAACTcaattagaataaataaaacatagtgGTAAATTGgataattttaatatctaaGGGATTAAAAGTTCAAttaaatctaacataaaaaagtttacattttttaaattaaattaattttaattaatatataaaaaaattacccatttcttttctaaacaagtaaaaaattatctcttttatttatttctatctatttaaagaacatctattttatttttcttttaaatacagaaattaaaaggaaaagctTTTGTGactatatagaaaaaataagtcGTTAAATCAAGAGATAATTTTGATAGAAACTTGCCAATACGTAAATAAGTAATATAACGAGAGGGAAGAGGATTgagcaaaaatatttttggaaaatttaGTCTCTGGTTTTCAATCGGTCATAACCGATAACTCCAACTCCAATCAAGTTACAAAATACCCTCTCTAGataattgattaattgtttGAGGAAATTTGACAATAGCCAATGAGTAATATGTTACTCTACAGAAATCGAAACTTTTATTAGAGCTCAAAACCGAACcggaaaaaagtaaaatagcCACTGAATTTAGTGACCAACAAAGTCAGTCGCTAACCTATAAAAACAGAGACCGATTATAGACTGACacaataatttagtattttgtaaataagtaaATTTAGTTAAGTCTGCAAGTGAATCTGCAACGGACCATTTTATTAGCGACTGAAATATTCGGTATCAATTTAGCAATTGAACTCTATTTTGGTCTCTAACGGTTAGCAGATTGGTCTTttgcaattatttattttggtcgCTGATTTGATAGCTAAGTAAGTTAGCGACTGATGTTTACAATATCAGTAGTTAATGAGCTTTTTCATGGTAGGGGCTATCAAAACAAAGTTGCCTAACCCAGCTCGGCAGGCCAAATTggcccactttttttttcaccccatcaattcaatttaaattttagaataaaagaaacaaaaatatagcACCACGCTTGGTACTTTTTGACAACTCTAGTCTTCTTCATCCTTCAGAAATATTTcgtgttaatttttatataaaacccATTTTCCAAACTTAATCATGCCAAAGTCATCATCAATTTAAGACATATAATCAAAATTACCTAAGACTAAGACAAAACAAATAGGGGAAACTACTCCATTCAAAATTGGACATCCAGTGATTGGCACACATTTAATTACCATTTCTATTAGAAccctattttgaaaattatcccAAACCTATAAGGCTTTAAACAATACCCAAATTCTTAATGTAAAATGTGGTTATGAAAATGGGTAATATGTACttaagagagagaggagaactaaacaaaacaatttttgtaatttttaaaattgtctcTTTTTCAATGTTTGATCAAAATGATGAGTTTTTGTTTAGTTTATAGCCTATAATGCCTAAGAATGCAACTTATCTATCTGAAATTCTAACTGTAACGAAAGCTTCTAATGCAAATGGTGACAACTTCTAATTTTTTCACAACCAATCTTTGATGCAACAAGGAATGCAATTCAGAATCCAATATAATCACAAATATCACAATAGAAATTCAATATATCAAAATGAACCAATAAGTTGCAAAATCATTTGCACTATACCAAAACAATCATATTGATATCAAGAACAATTCCAATCAACCAAAAATCTGATGAAATtgcaaccaaaaaataaaataaaaaagttccaATAGAATACCCAATTCAATACCAAGtgcttttttatattcttaagtTTTTGTCACTCCTTCTCACTTTGCTTATTTACACTCTTTGGCGTGTGACTTTGGCGCAATTCTGGCAGGAGAACAATAAAATTGGGATAGAATTACAATGAGATTGAGCATGTAAACTCGCTAGCAGCAAATATTGGAACAAACAAGTTGAGGTGGAAATTGTTGTGGATGAAGctcaagaaagagaagaagaagaagaagcttttTGAGTCTGCATCACCCTTTCAGGTTCCTTATGATCAATACACTTACTCTCAGAATTTCGATCAAGGGACTGCACTTGATGAACCAGATGATCTTTCTCTGTTCGGTTTGCTGATCCTTCCATGGTACTTGTTTTGCGTGGGAGTTTAAGGCAAGGCTAAGGAAATTAAATTGAAACGCTGCTATCTCTTTACAATGCTAAATGCTCATAGTTATgtctgtatatatatatatattttgcgtGGGAGGGggttctaatggttttcttcaTTGTAATCCCATTATTGTGTTTATgcgtttttgtgtgtgtttttaatatttttgagaGCAGAGGTCCTTGGGTTTGTGCGAAATTGCAACATCAATGACGCCGTTGTTACAGACTTGCGAAGGTGAGGGAGTGAAATAGGCGCGTCAATGATGGTGTTCGGGTTGTTTCCAAGCGCTGCGATGTTGTTTGTGACTTGTGAGTCCAAGAcaataaatttatgttattaatttcactaatcaacatttttaagaagaaaaaaatgaaaattaatgaataaatcaaaatccttaatttttaaaaataaaaaaatcaaatatcttaattaaactTTAGAGATTAAAACCGTGGATTTATAAGactaagaaatcaaaattataattaaatttatatttttttaacaatattttattatttattgaacaaatatgtaaaatttttattattttatttttactttttggtagagaaaaatagaaaaagaaaaagctcaCCCATTCTTTCCAGTCTTCCACACTTGCAGTAGTATGACAAACCCAACGTGAATCCGGAACTTGAAGCTACTCAATTTTTTCCTCCTCTTAACGGTTAATTAAATTAGGGTTTTCGATTTCGGTTTCAGAAGAGACTTAGCACTCTCCAATGGCGACGAGGGTCCACCAATTCTTCGACGAACTCGAAGCGAAGAAAACCATTCTCGCCAAATGCACCGACCTCTTCACCACCCTCTCCACCCACTTCTCCTCCCTCCAACACTCCGTCGCCGAGAAATCCCAATCCCTCGATTCAAAGCTCCAATCTCTCGATTCCCTCTCCAAAGAAACCCTCGAATCCCTCCACCGCCGCGAGACCTCCATCCCGGAGCGCGAGTCCTCCGCCGCCGCCCGCATCAAGGAGCAGAGGGAGGCCGCGCTCGCAGAGCTCCTCCGCGCCACGCCTCCCCCGGACCCCGACCTCTCCGCCACGCTCAAATCCCTGTGGAGGAAGATGGACGCAGCGGCGCTGCTGCGGTTCGTGGTGTCGAAGCGGAAGGAGTCGGCATCACTGCGGGCGGAGATAGCGGCGGCGATGGAGGAAGCGGTGGACCCGGCGCGGCTGGTGGTAGAGGCAGTGGAGGAGTTTCTGAAGAGCAAGGTGGCGAAGTCCGGGGTGACGGATAAGAGGTGGGCGTGCGGGCTTGTGATACAGGCGCTGATGGTTTCGTCAGAGTCAAGGGAACATTCTAGAAAGATCGTGGAGAGAGCCGTTGCGGTTGTGGAAACGTGGAAGGAGCATTTGGATGGGGAATCAGAGAGTGGTGCTGCCGAAGTCGTCATGTTTCTGCAGATGGTCGTGTGTTTCGGATTGAGGTCTAGGTTTGATGATGACTATTTGAGGAACTTCGTTATGCAATTTGCTTCTAGAAGGGACATGGCAAAGCTTGCTGCTTCCTTACAATTCGGCGACAAGATCATAGGTTCGTCTTTTCTTTGCCTATTTACGTTGAAATGTAGGTATACAGATGACTTATGATGTAATAGGAAGAGAGATACAGACAAGTAATTAGTGTTGATGGAGTGTTTCATGTCTGAATATTATCACTCAATATTTTATAGACGAAAATGCAAGGAAGCTGGAATTTTATGGTAGTGATGGGTTGGGAAAATGGAAAGTCTTATAGTAAATCAGTAGGAAAGGGTGACTGCCAAAAGATTTTGTGATGGTGGTAGTGGAGGTGGAAAATGGTGGGAATGGGCTAAG from Glycine soja cultivar W05 chromosome 8, ASM419377v2, whole genome shotgun sequence includes:
- the LOC114421172 gene encoding FRIGIDA-like protein 4a isoform X2, with the protein product MATRVHQFFDELEAKKTILAKCTDLFTTLSTHFSSLQHSVAEKSQSLDSKLQSLDSLSKETLESLHRRETSIPERESSAAARIKEQREAALAELLRATPPPDPDLSATLKSLWRKMDAAALLRFVVSKRKESASLRAEIAAAMEEAVDPARLVVEAVEEFLKSKVAKSGVTDKRWACGLVIQALMVSSESREHSRKIVERAVAVVETWKEHLDGESESGAAEVVMFLQMVVCFGLRSRFDDDYLRNFVMQFASRRDMAKLAASLQFGDKIIDIIDELIKNGKEIEAVYFSSESGLTERFPPIDLLKSYHRNYKKNDDSSTSELNSIKAIIKCVEDHKLESEFNLDNLRKRATLLEKAKAEKKKGSTSRSKPQNKRGSGSSSSRPAKSAKFNSAHSSSFSRRNLAPSLQPSPGARFSAPFNYPSQTIYNGATANPYAATYGTSHTQSPAGITQQHYSIPVDNLGPSGYRSSGSYSGQTSYGLYDYRNGAPPTYPPPYSVDETTYRG
- the LOC114421172 gene encoding FRIGIDA-like protein 4a isoform X1 — translated: MATRVHQFFDELEAKKTILAKCTDLFTTLSTHFSSLQHSVAEKSQSLDSKLQSLDSLSKETLESLHRRETSIPERESSAAARIKEQREAALAELLRATPPPDPDLSATLKSLWRKMDAAALLRFVVSKRKESASLRAEIAAAMEEAVDPARLVVEAVEEFLKSKVAKSGVTDKRWACGLVIQALMVSSESREHSRKIVERAVAVVETWKEHLDGESESGAAEVVMFLQMVVCFGLRSRFDDDYLRNFVMQFASRRDMAKLAASLQFGDKIIDIIDELIKNGKEIEAVYFSSESGLTERFPPIDLLKSYHRNYKKNVSAIFKKGNNNHATMDDSSTSELNSIKAIIKCVEDHKLESEFNLDNLRKRATLLEKAKAEKKKGSTSRSKPQNKRGSGSSSSRPAKSAKFNSAHSSSFSRRNLAPSLQPSPGARFSAPFNYPSQTIYNGATANPYAATYGTSHTQSPAGITQQHYSIPVDNLGPSGYRSSGSYSGQTSYGLYDYRNGAPPTYPPPYSVDETTYRG